Proteins encoded in a region of the Mixophyes fleayi isolate aMixFle1 chromosome 5, aMixFle1.hap1, whole genome shotgun sequence genome:
- the LOC142157902 gene encoding anterior gradient protein 3-like, giving the protein MSLSALALSITLIAVSSNLALAVKKEIPPPQTLARGWGNGISWVQTYEEGLYNAKKSNKPLMVIHHLEDCQYSQALKKVFSQNEEIQELAKEDFIMLNIMHETTDKNLAPDGKYVPRIMFVDPSFTVRADITGHYSNRLYTYEPQDIELLLENMKKALRLVQTEL; this is encoded by the exons ATGTCTCTATCTGCACTGGCCCTGTCAATCACCCTGATTGCCGTCTCCTCCAACTTGGCTCTGGCGGTTAAGAAAGAAATTCCGCCTCCACAGACTCTAGCAAGAG GTTGGGGAAACGGCATTTCCTGGGTTCAGACGTATGAGGAAGGATTGTATAACGCAAAAAAAAG CAATAAACCTCTTATGGTGATCCATCACTTGGAAGATTGTCAGTACAGTCAAG CACTGAAGAAAGTATTTTCACAAAATGAAGAAATCCAGGAATTAGCCAAAGAAGATTTTATAATGCTTAATATCATG CACGAGACCACAGATAAAAACCTGGCACCGGATGGAAAATACGTTCCCCGTATAATGTTTGTGG ATCCATCCTTTACAGTCAGAGCTGACATCACAGGACATTATTCCAACCGTCTTTATACTTACGAACCACAGGACATAGAACTTT tgttgGAAAACATGAAGAAAGCATTGCGTCTCGTTCAGACTGAGCTATGA